A DNA window from Microcystis aeruginosa NIES-843 contains the following coding sequences:
- the cas1d gene encoding type I-D CRISPR-associated endonuclease Cas1d, with amino-acid sequence MGTVYVTREDAFLGKNDERLTVKASKETILDVPLLNVEGVVIFGRGSVSPALVIELLERHIPLSFVTATGKYLGRLEPEMTKNIFVRRAQWQAAGDSPKAIHLVRGFVRGKLKNYRNILLRRQRDRKELDLQTAIACLEAAIGSIETTSAIDSLRGLEGAGSAAYFSCFDSLILGDTFTFASRNRRPPRDPVNSLLSLGYALLRHDVQSAINLVGFDPYLGYLHYQRYGRPSLALDLMEEFRAIVVDAVVLNGVNHPYLTPEHFTTEPLSGAVSLTREGLQIFLRLYEQKKQSKFKHPVMGKQCTYQEAFEIQARLMAKYLMDETDKYPPLILK; translated from the coding sequence ATGGGAACGGTATATGTGACGAGAGAAGACGCATTTCTCGGCAAAAATGACGAGCGTTTAACGGTTAAAGCATCCAAGGAAACGATCCTCGATGTACCTCTATTGAACGTGGAAGGAGTGGTGATTTTCGGACGGGGTTCAGTTTCTCCCGCATTGGTGATCGAATTGTTGGAACGTCATATTCCCCTGAGTTTTGTCACTGCCACGGGAAAATATCTCGGTAGATTGGAGCCGGAGATGACCAAAAATATTTTCGTTCGTCGAGCGCAATGGCAGGCCGCCGGCGATTCTCCGAAAGCCATTCATTTAGTGCGGGGATTCGTCCGCGGCAAGCTGAAGAATTACCGCAACATTCTACTCCGTCGTCAACGCGATCGAAAGGAGTTGGATTTACAAACGGCGATCGCTTGTTTGGAAGCAGCGATCGGCTCGATCGAAACAACCTCGGCGATCGATTCTCTCCGGGGGTTAGAGGGAGCGGGAAGCGCAGCCTATTTCAGTTGTTTTGATTCCTTAATTCTCGGTGATACTTTTACCTTTGCCTCGCGTAACCGTCGCCCCCCGCGAGATCCGGTCAATTCTCTTTTGAGTCTGGGTTATGCGTTATTGCGCCATGACGTGCAGAGTGCGATCAATTTGGTCGGTTTTGACCCCTATCTCGGTTATCTTCACTATCAACGCTACGGTCGCCCCTCGCTGGCACTAGATCTGATGGAAGAATTTAGAGCGATCGTCGTTGATGCCGTGGTTCTCAATGGGGTCAATCATCCTTATCTTACCCCCGAACATTTCACCACCGAACCCTTAAGCGGTGCGGTTTCCTTGACGAGAGAAGGTTTACAGATTTTCCTGCGCTTGTACGAACAGAAGAAACAATCGAAGTTTAAGCATCCAGTAATGGGTAAACAGTGTACTTATCAAGAAGCTTTCGAGATTCAGGCCCGACTAATGGCGAAATATCTGATGGATGAGACGGATAAGTATCCACCCTTGATTTTAAAGTAG
- the cas2 gene encoding CRISPR-associated endonuclease Cas2, whose amino-acid sequence MYFVVSYDISDDKRRTKIHNTLKSYGQRVQYSVFECDLTDTQYAKLRGRLSKLIKPDTDSIRFYFLCACCRGKVERIGGELPRDNTIFFV is encoded by the coding sequence ATGTATTTTGTTGTCAGTTACGACATTTCCGATGATAAGCGACGAACCAAAATTCACAATACGTTAAAGTCCTACGGCCAACGGGTGCAGTATAGTGTTTTTGAGTGCGATCTAACCGATACCCAGTACGCTAAGCTGCGCGGGCGCTTGAGTAAGTTGATCAAACCCGATACCGATAGCATCCGCTTTTATTTTCTCTGCGCCTGTTGTCGGGGTAAAGTGGAACGCATCGGTGGTGAGTTACCCCGGGATAATACAATTTTTTTTGTTTAG
- a CDS encoding ISAzo13-like element ISMae28 family transposase (programmed frameshift), producing the protein MELTDSLKKLLSETALQLKGAAKRRFMAQTVLELGYGGQTLAAQELGWNRTTIRKGIKELKRGIICVDNHSAKGRKKAEEHLPFLLENIKSLVDSQSQTDPSFKSQRLYVRLSAAEVRKQLISKYGYSDEDLPSEETIRVKLNNLGYRLKRVAKVLPQKKFPETEAIFEELANINREADEDPTMLRLSLDAKARVNIGLFDRGGKNRITVETNDHDFNPKTTLTPYGIFIPEFDELFLYFTASTVTSDFIVDILEDFWESEKSRFEKIKTLIINQDNGPENNSRRTQFMKRIVEFSQKYQVNIRLAYYPPYHSKYNPIERTWAVLENPWNGSILDEIETALKFAQTMTWKGKHPIVKLITETYEKGVKLTKKAMEKIEEKIERLTESTNQDFPDLGQWFIDIYYDKT; encoded by the exons ATGGAATTAACTGATTCCCTCAAGAAATTGCTCAGTGAAACTGCACTTCAATTAAAAGGTGCAGCTAAAAGAAGATTCATGGCCCAAACAGTCTTAGAATTAGGCTATGGGGGACAAACCCTTGCTGCACAGGAGTTAGGCTGGAATCGAACTACTATTCGTAAAGGAATTAAAGAACTAAAAAGAGGTATTATTTGTGTTGATAATCATTCAGCTAAGGGGCGGAAAAAAGCAGAAGAACATTTACCTTTTCTATTGGAAAACATCAAAAGTTTAGTGGATTCTCAAAGCCAAACTGACCCAAGTTTTAAAAGCCAAAGGCTTTATGTGAGACTGAGTGCGGCCGAAGTCCGAAAGCAATTAATCTCTAAATATGGGTACAGTGATGAGGATTTACCGAGCGAGGAAACTATTCGGGTTAAATTAAATAACTTAGGTTATCGTCTGAAAAGAGTCGCTAAAGTTTTACCTCAAAAAAAAT TTCCAGAAACCGAGGCAATCTTTGAGGAATTAGCTAACATTAATCGGGAAGCGGATGAAGACCCTACGATGTTACGTCTTAGTTTGGATGCCAAAGCCCGTGTTAATATTGGACTATTTGATCGAGGAGGTAAGAATAGAATAACTGTCGAAACAAACGATCATGATTTTAATCCGAAAACAACCCTAACCCCTTACGGAATATTTATTCCAGAATTTGATGAGTTGTTTTTGTATTTCACTGCCTCCACAGTCACCAGTGACTTTATTGTTGATATATTAGAAGATTTCTGGGAGTCGGAAAAATCTCGTTTTGAGAAAATTAAAACTTTGATAATTAATCAAGATAATGGACCAGAAAATAATTCGAGACGAACTCAGTTCATGAAACGTATAGTTGAGTTTTCCCAAAAATATCAAGTTAATATACGTTTAGCTTACTATCCCCCTTACCATAGTAAATATAATCCTATTGAACGAACCTGGGCTGTGTTAGAAAACCCTTGGAATGGGAGTATTTTAGATGAAATCGAAACGGCTTTGAAATTCGCCCAAACTATGACTTGGAAAGGAAAACACCCGATTGTTAAGTTGATTACTGAAACTTATGAAAAAGGAGTAAAGCTTACTAAAAAAGCCATGGAAAAAATCGAAGAAAAAATCGAACGTCTCACAGAATCAACGAATCAAGACTTTCCCGATTTGGGACAATGGTTTATTGATATCTATTATGATAAGACCTAG
- a CDS encoding lipopolysaccharide assembly protein LapA domain-containing protein yields MNTISNFLASAIVGGWIMTMAVFAIQNIQPVSLKFLQFESIKVPIGVLLAFSLGIGFFMAAFIPAFLRKSKKSPRSRFPPPQPGLDEFDF; encoded by the coding sequence ATGAATACAATTAGTAATTTTTTAGCTAGTGCTATTGTCGGCGGCTGGATTATGACCATGGCAGTTTTTGCTATTCAAAATATCCAACCAGTTTCTTTAAAGTTTCTACAATTTGAGTCAATTAAAGTACCTATCGGTGTTTTATTGGCTTTTTCTTTGGGAATTGGATTTTTTATGGCCGCATTTATCCCCGCTTTTTTGAGAAAGTCGAAAAAATCTCCTCGCAGTCGCTTTCCTCCCCCACAACCGGGGTTAGACGAGTTTGATTTTTAG
- a CDS encoding NAD(P)H-dependent glycerol-3-phosphate dehydrogenase, translating to MLENAKKITVIGGGIWGQTLANLARLNHLAVRVWSRHTGEDLGAIIADTEVIISAVSIKGVVPTIEKLQQLQLNSRIIIVTATKGLEPITTRTPFHLWNQAFPANPLVVLSGPNLAKEINQGLPAATVVASYLQKAAILLQKLLSGESFRVYLNSDPLGTELGGTLKNVMAIASGVCDGLQLGTNAKSALLTRALPEIVRVGTCLGGCQETFFGLSGLGDLLATCNSPLSRNYQVGYQLALGLSLPEILAKLEGTAEGINTTEVLMRIAQEKNLYVPITCQVDRLLRGEISPQVAVYELMRRDLKAEFD from the coding sequence TTGTTAGAAAATGCCAAGAAAATTACGGTTATAGGTGGGGGAATTTGGGGACAAACTCTCGCTAATTTGGCTAGACTTAATCACTTAGCTGTTAGGGTTTGGTCGCGTCATACTGGGGAAGATTTAGGGGCTATTATAGCAGATACTGAGGTAATTATTTCAGCAGTTTCGATTAAAGGAGTTGTTCCAACGATCGAAAAATTACAGCAATTACAATTAAATTCTCGCATAATTATCGTCACCGCTACTAAAGGATTAGAGCCAATCACCACTCGTACCCCTTTTCATCTGTGGAATCAAGCTTTTCCCGCTAATCCCCTTGTGGTTCTTTCCGGTCCCAATTTAGCTAAAGAAATTAATCAAGGTTTACCCGCTGCCACGGTGGTAGCAAGTTATCTGCAAAAAGCAGCAATATTGTTACAAAAATTATTATCTGGGGAATCTTTTCGGGTTTATCTTAATAGCGATCCCTTGGGGACTGAGTTAGGTGGCACTCTCAAAAATGTCATGGCGATCGCTTCTGGGGTTTGCGATGGTTTACAGTTAGGTACTAATGCCAAATCTGCCCTGTTAACTCGCGCTTTACCGGAAATAGTTCGGGTGGGAACTTGTCTAGGAGGTTGTCAAGAAACTTTCTTCGGTTTATCGGGTTTAGGGGATTTATTAGCCACCTGTAATAGTCCTTTATCTCGCAATTATCAAGTGGGTTATCAATTAGCTTTAGGTTTATCTTTGCCTGAGATTTTAGCAAAGTTAGAGGGAACTGCCGAGGGAATAAATACCACAGAAGTTTTGATGAGAATTGCCCAAGAAAAAAATTTATATGTACCGATTACCTGCCAAGTTGATCGTCTTTTGCGCGGGGAAATTTCTCCCCAAGTTGCCGTTTATGAATTGATGCGTCGGGATTTAAAAGCAGAATTTGATTAA
- a CDS encoding NUDIX domain-containing protein — protein MTNYRNPAPTVDIIIELIDSPHRPIVLIERKNPPFGWAIPGGFVDYGESVETAAIREAYEEISLQVQLIEQFHVYSDPNRDPRQHTISIVFIATAKGQPIAADDAKKVGIFHLWEFPQPLCFDHDRILNDYRRYRDYKIRPTH, from the coding sequence ATGACAAACTATCGCAATCCTGCCCCCACTGTTGATATTATCATCGAACTGATCGACTCGCCCCACCGTCCGATCGTACTAATTGAGAGAAAAAATCCGCCCTTTGGCTGGGCAATTCCGGGGGGATTCGTGGACTACGGCGAATCGGTGGAAACGGCGGCCATTCGGGAAGCTTACGAGGAAATCAGTTTGCAGGTGCAGTTAATCGAGCAATTTCACGTCTATTCCGATCCTAACCGCGATCCGCGTCAACACACCATTAGTATCGTTTTTATCGCCACGGCAAAAGGCCAACCGATCGCTGCCGATGATGCCAAAAAAGTCGGGATTTTTCATCTCTGGGAATTCCCCCAACCTTTATGCTTTGATCACGATCGCATTCTCAATGATTATCGTCGTTATCGGGATTATAAAATTCGTCCCACACATTAG
- a CDS encoding ABC transporter permease produces MLITESLKMAVSTLGANKVRSGLTMLGIIIGNASVVAMIGIGQGAQTLANDQFANLGPNTIFVVPGSRQARNTTVNLPKTLVLADAQAIAEQVPTVAEVAPEINARFLISHRNRNMTALVTGSTPEYASVRNFTLEKGRFINNIDLARNKRVTVIGTEVAAQLFPTQNPLGQQLRIKNLSFEVIGILEAKGSFFGNNQDEMLIIPLSTMNSQLVGKTGPYGVELSWISLTARSGEEIRAAKFQIQNLLRLRHKIVAEDDFRVETAKQMIEIFATITQGLTLLLALIAGISLIVGGIGVMNIMLVSVSERTGEIGLRKAIGAREQDILLQFLIESTLVSIAGGALGILVGAGAIVLVSSFSPLAATVSATAVALSLSVSTGIGLFFGVFPAYRASKLEPIVALRSV; encoded by the coding sequence ATGTTGATCACCGAAAGTTTAAAAATGGCCGTCTCCACCCTAGGGGCCAATAAAGTGCGTAGCGGCCTGACTATGTTAGGGATTATCATCGGTAACGCTTCGGTGGTGGCCATGATCGGTATTGGCCAAGGGGCGCAAACCTTAGCCAATGACCAGTTTGCTAACTTGGGACCCAATACCATTTTTGTGGTGCCGGGGTCGCGACAAGCACGCAATACCACCGTTAATTTACCGAAAACCCTAGTTTTAGCCGATGCTCAGGCGATCGCCGAACAGGTTCCCACCGTCGCTGAAGTCGCCCCGGAAATAAACGCTCGTTTCCTGATTTCCCATCGTAATCGCAACATGACGGCTCTAGTCACGGGAAGCACCCCAGAATACGCTTCTGTCCGCAATTTTACCCTAGAAAAAGGTCGTTTTATCAATAATATCGATCTAGCCCGCAACAAACGGGTAACGGTGATCGGCACGGAAGTGGCAGCGCAACTTTTTCCCACCCAAAATCCCCTTGGTCAACAGCTGCGGATCAAAAATCTCAGTTTTGAGGTGATCGGGATTTTAGAGGCGAAAGGCTCCTTTTTTGGCAATAATCAGGATGAAATGCTGATTATTCCCCTTAGCACCATGAACTCGCAACTGGTGGGCAAAACCGGACCCTACGGTGTCGAGTTGAGTTGGATTAGTCTCACCGCGCGATCGGGGGAGGAAATCCGCGCTGCTAAGTTCCAAATCCAGAATCTTCTGCGTTTACGCCATAAAATCGTCGCTGAGGATGATTTTCGCGTCGAAACTGCTAAACAGATGATCGAAATCTTCGCCACGATTACTCAGGGTCTCACCCTACTTTTGGCTTTAATCGCTGGTATTTCCCTGATTGTCGGTGGTATCGGGGTAATGAATATTATGCTCGTTTCGGTTTCGGAAAGAACCGGGGAAATCGGACTAAGAAAAGCGATCGGAGCCAGAGAACAGGATATTCTCTTACAATTTCTGATTGAATCAACTCTCGTTTCCATCGCCGGCGGTGCGCTTGGTATTCTCGTCGGTGCAGGAGCGATCGTTCTCGTCTCCAGTTTCTCTCCCCTGGCTGCCACTGTTTCCGCCACCGCCGTCGCCCTGTCTTTGAGCGTTTCCACGGGTATTGGTCTCTTTTTTGGCGTTTTTCCCGCCTATCGTGCCTCTAAATTGGAGCCGATTGTCGCCCTCAGAAGTGTCTAA
- a CDS encoding efflux RND transporter periplasmic adaptor subunit: MAITVLGKSNRPLFWIFGLMASGFLAVGVVSYRLLQTPPPGLELAKMTVPAQRETLAVEIKASGRVEPIQSVNISPKNPGRLVRLLVDQGMIVKKGQTLAVMDNLEVYARGMQSEAHLREALANLEQAKRSIPEDIRQLQARFYQAQASYKQLEARLAQAKERIPKDLDQLQAQVQAAQSRFRLAENRVKRNENLVREGAIAQDQFDAVLNEYLNAKANLDESIRRLEQADKTASPEVAGIEQEMIGAAAAIAEAKFALEQRQKTQETELARLESSVAAARADLEQIKIQYRDTVITAPFDGIVTQKYATEGSFVTPTTSASSTASATSTSIIALASGLEVIAKVPEVDVGLLQRGQPVRIVADAFPEEVFEGRVILVAPEAIIEDNVTSFEVRIGLVTGRDKLKSKMNVDVTFVGQQLDNALVVPTVAIVTREGKSGVLVPDAENKPSFQPVSIGLVLDDKTQILSGLEAGEKVFIDLPEGAEDTSKTNQK; this comes from the coding sequence ATGGCAATAACCGTGTTGGGAAAATCAAATCGCCCCCTATTTTGGATATTCGGACTCATGGCTAGTGGTTTTCTGGCGGTGGGAGTGGTTTCTTATCGCTTGCTGCAAACACCTCCTCCTGGCCTAGAATTGGCGAAAATGACCGTTCCTGCTCAACGGGAAACCCTCGCTGTGGAAATTAAAGCTAGTGGTAGGGTGGAACCAATCCAAAGTGTCAACATTAGCCCAAAAAACCCCGGCCGATTAGTGCGATTATTGGTAGATCAGGGCATGATTGTTAAAAAGGGACAAACCCTCGCCGTCATGGATAATTTAGAGGTTTATGCCCGAGGAATGCAGTCAGAAGCGCATCTACGGGAAGCTCTAGCCAATCTGGAACAGGCTAAACGCAGCATTCCCGAAGATATCCGGCAATTACAAGCCCGATTTTATCAGGCCCAGGCCAGTTATAAGCAATTAGAAGCCCGTTTAGCTCAGGCCAAAGAAAGAATTCCCAAAGATTTAGACCAGCTGCAAGCTCAGGTACAAGCAGCCCAATCCCGTTTTCGACTAGCAGAAAATCGGGTTAAACGCAATGAAAATTTAGTCCGGGAAGGGGCGATCGCCCAAGACCAATTTGATGCCGTCCTCAATGAATATCTCAACGCTAAAGCCAATTTAGACGAATCGATCCGCCGTTTGGAACAAGCGGATAAAACCGCTTCCCCAGAAGTGGCCGGAATTGAGCAGGAAATGATAGGAGCGGCAGCAGCGATCGCAGAAGCGAAATTTGCCCTCGAACAACGCCAAAAAACCCAAGAAACCGAGCTTGCTCGACTAGAATCATCTGTAGCGGCCGCTAGGGCCGATTTAGAGCAAATTAAGATTCAATACCGCGATACGGTCATTACTGCTCCCTTTGATGGCATCGTCACCCAAAAATACGCCACCGAGGGTTCTTTTGTCACTCCCACCACTTCGGCCTCCAGTACCGCTTCCGCCACTTCCACCTCGATTATCGCCCTAGCATCGGGATTGGAAGTGATTGCTAAAGTGCCGGAAGTAGATGTGGGTTTATTGCAGCGCGGCCAACCAGTGCGCATTGTCGCCGATGCTTTTCCTGAAGAAGTCTTTGAAGGTCGAGTTATTCTCGTGGCTCCCGAAGCGATTATCGAGGATAATGTTACTTCTTTTGAAGTGAGAATCGGTTTGGTGACGGGACGGGACAAACTCAAATCGAAAATGAATGTGGATGTAACTTTTGTCGGCCAGCAGTTAGATAATGCCCTCGTCGTGCCGACTGTCGCCATTGTCACCCGGGAAGGCAAGTCAGGGGTTTTAGTTCCCGATGCCGAAAATAAACCCAGTTTTCAACCCGTTTCGATCGGTTTGGTCTTAGACGATAAAACCCAAATTTTATCAGGTTTGGAAGCTGGAGAAAAGGTCTTTATCGATCTCCCCGAAGGGGCCGAAGATACCTCGAAAACTAATCAAAAATAA
- a CDS encoding tetratricopeptide repeat protein, whose amino-acid sequence MPKLQLIISLLVFFVAGSPLAFSQALLPYAIEPELEQMEQAGIEIAEDAIQLARFRRTDAALGRAKLAVQLAPHLYQTWFILGSLYLQDDQVQLGIEALNQSLSLAPADAHANIKFSLGSAYFQNQDYQSAIAQIEAGLQMKPDISPALFDLGNSYLKLEQYPAAIAAYEKAVSQDKNFWPAINNIGLVKYEQGDKEAALKDWRTALKIDPKQPEPQLAIAVAVYSQGKTEEGIKLAQAALTSDSRYVSLEFLEENLWGQRLLQDTEKMFNHPKMKDFIARLPQPTPEAEEEN is encoded by the coding sequence GTGCCAAAACTTCAATTAATCATTTCTTTGCTCGTTTTTTTCGTCGCTGGCAGCCCGCTGGCTTTTTCCCAAGCGCTACTCCCCTACGCCATCGAACCGGAGTTAGAACAGATGGAACAAGCGGGAATTGAAATCGCCGAAGATGCCATCCAATTAGCTCGTTTTCGCCGTACCGATGCGGCCCTCGGACGGGCTAAGTTAGCGGTGCAGTTAGCCCCCCATCTCTATCAAACTTGGTTTATTCTCGGTAGTTTATATCTGCAAGACGATCAGGTGCAACTCGGTATCGAGGCATTAAATCAATCTTTGTCCCTTGCTCCCGCCGATGCCCACGCTAATATTAAATTTTCCCTCGGTAGTGCCTATTTTCAGAATCAAGATTACCAGTCTGCTATTGCCCAGATTGAAGCGGGTTTGCAAATGAAACCCGATATCTCCCCCGCTCTTTTTGATCTGGGTAATTCCTATCTCAAGTTAGAACAATATCCTGCGGCGATTGCAGCTTACGAAAAAGCTGTTAGTCAAGATAAAAATTTTTGGCCGGCTATTAATAATATTGGTTTAGTTAAATACGAACAGGGTGATAAGGAAGCAGCCCTTAAAGATTGGCGCACCGCTTTGAAAATCGATCCTAAACAGCCGGAACCTCAGTTAGCTATTGCGGTGGCCGTTTATAGTCAAGGTAAAACTGAGGAGGGCATCAAATTAGCTCAGGCCGCTCTCACTAGCGATAGTCGTTATGTCAGTCTGGAATTTTTAGAGGAAAATCTCTGGGGTCAACGTCTTCTGCAAGATACGGAGAAAATGTTTAATCATCCCAAAATGAAAGATTTTATCGCTCGTTTACCACAACCAACCCCAGAAGCGGAGGAAGAAAATTAA
- a CDS encoding antitoxin gives MQNLRQVSLLTSGQEQVLTIPPELALSSTEVLLRKEGHRLIIEPISSGSLISLLTTLPDITDNFPDIDEGLLPLDDITF, from the coding sequence ATGCAAAATTTACGTCAGGTTTCTTTACTAACAAGTGGACAAGAGCAAGTATTAACTATTCCTCCTGAACTGGCCCTATCAAGTACAGAGGTTTTGTTACGCAAAGAAGGTCATCGCTTAATCATTGAGCCGATTTCTTCCGGTTCTCTAATTTCTTTGCTGACTACTTTGCCAGACATTACAGACAATTTTCCTGATATAGATGAAGGGTTGCTTCCCCTTGATGACATTACATTTTAG
- a CDS encoding type II toxin-antitoxin system VapC family toxin: MTYQYLLDTNILSHLIRYPQGQVFQHIVDVGEESVCTSIIVACELRFGVVKSGSSRLVQQLERILEFLTVLPLESTVDKHYALIRKHLEQAGTPIGPNDLLIAAHSLALDLTLVTANTREFERVPALKLENWLIDSVIIFGG; this comes from the coding sequence ATGACCTATCAATATCTGCTTGATACTAACATCCTATCACATTTGATCAGGTATCCCCAAGGTCAGGTTTTCCAGCATATTGTGGATGTCGGCGAAGAAAGCGTTTGTACGAGCATCATTGTGGCGTGTGAATTAAGATTTGGAGTGGTTAAAAGTGGTTCCTCCCGTCTGGTGCAGCAACTAGAACGCATCCTGGAGTTCTTGACAGTTTTGCCATTAGAATCAACTGTAGATAAGCACTATGCCCTAATTCGTAAACATTTGGAGCAAGCAGGAACCCCAATCGGTCCAAATGATTTACTGATTGCTGCTCATTCTCTAGCGCTTGATCTGACTCTTGTTACCGCAAATACTCGTGAATTTGAGCGTGTGCCTGCTTTGAAGTTAGAGAATTGGTTGATTGATTCTGTAATAATTTTTGGGGGATAA
- a CDS encoding glycosyltransferase → MTFLLLLVTFLSLIIWLYLILARGQFWLSNQKINPVTSPLTNYPKVSAIIPARNEADVLPMSLTSLFNQDYQGELSIVLIDDQSSDGTEKVAQEIADKYHKFGQITIISGQPLEIGWTGKLWAMKQGIKEATEKFAPDYFLFTDADIAHAPDNLTQLVTKAVQEKQALVSLMVLLRCDSFWEKFLIPAFVFFFEKLYPFPLVNNPNSPIAAAAGGCILIRRDILEKIGGIEILKQALIDDCSLAIAVKKYLQNHPENTESSIWLGLTETTYSLRPYPDLASIWNMVARTAFTQLNYSTLWLIGTIFGMFLTYLAAPLGLIWGLVLKETSIIIISAVTLLLIALSYSPTLRLYKLSPLRALTLPLIALFYSLMTVDSALRYWRGQGGGWKGRVYPN, encoded by the coding sequence ATGACATTTTTATTATTATTAGTTACTTTCCTATCGCTAATAATTTGGTTATATTTAATCTTAGCCAGGGGACAATTTTGGCTATCTAACCAAAAAATTAATCCTGTCACCTCTCCTTTAACAAATTATCCAAAAGTCTCGGCAATTATCCCCGCACGAAACGAAGCCGACGTTTTACCTATGAGTTTAACCTCCCTCTTTAACCAAGATTATCAAGGAGAACTTTCGATTGTTTTAATTGACGATCAAAGCAGTGATGGTACGGAAAAAGTTGCCCAAGAAATTGCTGATAAATATCATAAATTTGGACAAATAACTATTATTTCTGGACAACCTTTAGAGATAGGATGGACGGGTAAATTATGGGCAATGAAACAGGGAATAAAAGAGGCTACCGAGAAATTCGCACCCGATTATTTTCTCTTCACCGATGCCGATATTGCCCACGCACCAGATAATTTAACCCAATTAGTTACTAAAGCAGTACAGGAAAAACAAGCTTTAGTTTCCCTGATGGTGTTGCTACGCTGTGACAGTTTTTGGGAAAAATTTCTCATTCCTGCCTTTGTTTTTTTCTTCGAGAAACTCTATCCTTTTCCCCTAGTTAATAATCCTAATTCCCCGATAGCAGCCGCCGCCGGGGGTTGCATTTTAATTCGCCGAGATATCCTAGAAAAAATTGGCGGTATTGAGATTCTTAAACAAGCTTTAATTGATGATTGTTCTTTGGCGATTGCGGTTAAAAAATATCTGCAAAATCACCCCGAAAATACCGAGAGTTCCATCTGGTTAGGATTAACAGAAACCACCTATAGTCTCCGTCCCTATCCCGATTTAGCCAGCATTTGGAATATGGTAGCCCGCACCGCATTTACGCAACTAAATTACTCAACACTTTGGTTAATCGGGACAATTTTCGGGATGTTTTTAACCTATTTAGCCGCCCCCTTGGGTTTAATCTGGGGATTAGTCTTAAAAGAAACATCAATTATCATAATTAGCGCCGTCACCTTATTACTAATCGCCCTTTCCTATAGCCCGACTTTAAGACTATATAAATTATCCCCCCTGCGGGCTTTAACTTTACCACTAATTGCCCTCTTTTATAGTTTAATGACCGTCGATTCTGCCCTGCGTTATTGGCGCGGCCAAGGGGGAGGTTGGAAAGGGCGAGTTTATCCTAATTAG